A genomic stretch from Marinobacter fonticola includes:
- a CDS encoding HAD-IIB family hydrolase: MARLVIFTDLDGTLLDHHTYSAEPARPVWNAAFAAGVPIIFNTSKTRVEVEHLQEKLGIRQPFIVENGAAVWFPPDTTLPLPPDARAQDGYFCKSLSVPRVEILEHLYALRQRYRFRGLSEMGLAELVERTGLERRQAQLASQREFSEPLVWQDSDDALKQCASDLARHNLRLLRGGRFHHVIGTCDKGQAMSWLLAVYQNAFEGAMTSVALGDGENDVDMLSASDIPVLVRSPVNAPPVIPGRPDVCITSSCGPEGWAEAVSSILSREGITAAPEQP, encoded by the coding sequence ATGGCACGGCTGGTCATTTTTACCGACCTGGACGGCACACTGCTCGACCATCATACCTATTCCGCGGAACCGGCGCGCCCGGTATGGAACGCAGCCTTTGCAGCCGGCGTTCCTATTATCTTCAATACCAGTAAGACCCGGGTAGAAGTAGAGCACCTGCAGGAGAAGCTGGGCATCCGGCAACCTTTCATCGTCGAAAACGGGGCCGCCGTCTGGTTTCCACCGGATACGACCTTACCCCTGCCGCCGGATGCCCGCGCCCAGGACGGTTACTTTTGCAAATCGCTGTCCGTTCCGCGGGTCGAGATTCTTGAACACCTTTATGCGCTGCGTCAGCGTTACCGTTTTCGGGGACTGTCGGAAATGGGCCTGGCAGAGCTTGTGGAACGTACGGGGCTGGAACGCCGCCAGGCTCAGCTTGCGTCCCAGCGGGAGTTCAGCGAGCCGCTGGTCTGGCAAGACTCCGATGATGCACTAAAACAGTGCGCATCTGATCTGGCACGGCATAATTTGCGATTATTGCGGGGCGGTCGTTTCCATCATGTTATTGGCACCTGCGATAAGGGGCAGGCGATGAGCTGGCTTCTCGCCGTCTACCAAAATGCATTTGAGGGCGCGATGACATCGGTGGCGCTGGGCGATGGCGAGAACGATGTGGATATGCTGTCGGCCTCGGATATCCCGGTTCTGGTGCGCTCGCCGGTCAATGCACCACCGGTGATCCCGGGTCGGCCCGATGTGTGCATTACATCTTCCTGTGGTCCCGAAGGCTGGGCGGAGGCGGTGTCTTCCATCCTCAGCCGAGAGGGCATTACCGCAGCCCCCGAACAACCCTGA
- a CDS encoding alpha-amylase family glycosyl hydrolase, with amino-acid sequence MSDPEGLPSLEQRVKAHLHCLYPHEDIPALSRRCLDAFGQAPDSPTPSSHRNNWSAGSAMLITYGDTVRRDNEAPLHTLTEFCKAHFTGMISTVHVLPFFPYSSDDGFAVMDYTTVNPSLGQWEDLTELSRHFMVMTDLVINHCSSRSLWFENFKACREPGRRYFIEVSPDEDVRAVVRPRTSPLLRAVETVEGEKHVWCTFSHDQVDLDFSNPDVLLEFIGIMKLYMDRGMRWFRLDAVAFLWKVLGTPSINLPETHEIIRLLRLLIEHRDPEAVVITETNIPNQENLTYFGNANEAHMIYNFSLPPLLLHAMISGNCQHLKHWLMTMPPAQQGTAYLNFIASHDGIGLRPVEGLLTDEELDRMIATLVASGARISSRTGLTGEVRPYEINISLWNAMARTEASGDQDGLQFARFICAHAVMMALEGVPAFYIHSLLATENDEARVEHTGVNRSINRHVWNADELDELLETETHHRDVFTALRRLLAIRTKQSAFHPNATQYTLHLGDGLFAFWRQSIDRRQSVFAIHNISGQAQVFNLSELNLIMTDEWTDLVSGQTFEDRMKPVTLKPYAFIWLSNRR; translated from the coding sequence ATGTCAGACCCAGAGGGACTACCATCGCTGGAACAACGCGTGAAAGCGCACTTGCACTGCCTTTACCCCCATGAGGATATCCCGGCGCTGTCCCGGCGTTGCCTGGACGCCTTCGGGCAGGCGCCGGATTCGCCGACGCCGTCGTCCCATCGCAATAACTGGAGCGCCGGCAGCGCCATGCTGATCACGTACGGTGATACGGTCAGGCGGGACAACGAGGCGCCGCTGCATACGCTCACCGAGTTCTGCAAAGCCCACTTCACCGGCATGATCTCTACGGTCCATGTGCTGCCATTCTTTCCGTACAGCTCCGACGACGGCTTTGCGGTAATGGATTACACCACGGTCAATCCGTCGCTGGGGCAATGGGAGGACCTCACCGAGCTGTCCCGTCATTTCATGGTGATGACGGATTTGGTGATCAACCATTGCTCCAGTCGCAGCCTCTGGTTCGAGAACTTCAAGGCTTGCCGGGAGCCGGGCCGGCGCTATTTCATCGAGGTGTCGCCGGATGAGGATGTCCGTGCGGTGGTCCGGCCGCGAACGTCGCCCTTGCTAAGGGCGGTGGAAACCGTCGAGGGAGAAAAGCATGTCTGGTGCACCTTCAGCCACGACCAGGTGGATCTGGATTTTTCCAACCCCGACGTGCTGCTGGAGTTTATTGGGATCATGAAGCTGTATATGGATCGCGGTATGCGCTGGTTCCGGCTCGACGCGGTCGCTTTCCTGTGGAAAGTGTTGGGCACACCGAGCATCAACCTGCCGGAAACTCACGAGATCATCCGGTTGCTGCGCCTGCTGATCGAGCACCGCGATCCCGAAGCGGTGGTCATCACCGAGACCAATATTCCCAACCAGGAAAACCTGACCTACTTCGGCAATGCCAACGAAGCCCACATGATCTACAACTTCTCGTTGCCGCCGTTACTGCTGCACGCGATGATCAGTGGCAATTGCCAACACCTCAAGCACTGGCTGATGACCATGCCGCCGGCTCAGCAGGGCACGGCCTACCTGAATTTCATTGCCTCTCACGACGGTATCGGCTTGCGCCCGGTCGAGGGCCTGCTCACCGACGAGGAACTGGACCGGATGATCGCGACGCTGGTGGCTTCGGGCGCGCGGATCAGCAGCCGTACCGGTCTCACCGGCGAGGTGCGGCCTTACGAGATCAACATCAGCCTATGGAACGCCATGGCGCGCACGGAAGCCTCCGGCGACCAGGATGGGCTGCAGTTTGCCCGCTTTATCTGCGCCCATGCGGTCATGATGGCGCTGGAAGGGGTGCCGGCGTTCTACATTCATAGCCTGCTGGCCACCGAAAACGACGAGGCCCGGGTCGAACACACCGGCGTCAACCGCTCCATCAACCGGCATGTGTGGAATGCCGACGAGCTGGACGAATTACTGGAGACGGAAACCCATCACCGGGACGTCTTCACCGCATTGCGCCGGCTGCTGGCCATTCGCACCAAGCAGTCCGCTTTCCACCCCAACGCGACTCAGTACACGCTGCACCTGGGCGATGGTCTGTTTGCCTTCTGGCGACAGAGTATCGACCGCCGTCAAAGCGTTTTCGCGATCCACAACATCAGTGGACAGGCGCAGGTCTTCAACCTGTCGGAACTGAATCTGATCATGACCGACGAGTGGACCGACCTGGTCAGTGGACAGACCTTCGAGGACCGGATGAAGCCGGTGACGTTGAAGCCTTATGCGTTTATCTGGCTGAGTAACCGGCGGTGA
- a CDS encoding lysylphosphatidylglycerol synthase transmembrane domain-containing protein, producing the protein MAGHNQPRQQQPDTSGWRLVGFIVLFLLFSGAGTWTIYTQFAGRNFQFDERLLNPWFILCAVILLGVYFVSDGLRLHYTLRALGHCLPFKHIFRLVFINIFFSNVTPMATGGGVAQIWYLRRHGVRLGTATAATTIRTVLAIAFIFTVTPACLLWLDALQGMAILDRIAGLLALFIVLYLGFFAVVLLRTRWLILLLSRLLRTLRRFHLLSPRRHSRWQYRMMREMTRFSRSFMIYVRGPRRFVLLSILFTLVFLVSLFSFPAVIMVALGYDVDYISTLGLLFVTTFVMYFAPTPGASGISEGVFGTFFRSMLAPGHLVLVTLTWRFLTIYLGMFIGLILMQVELSSGRRRAKAETRPSVTGTRDDPT; encoded by the coding sequence ATGGCCGGTCATAATCAGCCTAGACAACAACAGCCCGATACGTCCGGTTGGCGCTTGGTTGGCTTCATAGTTCTTTTCCTGCTCTTTAGTGGTGCCGGCACCTGGACCATTTACACCCAGTTCGCTGGACGCAACTTCCAGTTCGACGAGCGGCTACTGAATCCCTGGTTTATCCTCTGCGCCGTCATTCTGCTGGGCGTCTATTTCGTGTCTGACGGGCTGCGCCTGCATTACACCCTTAGAGCCTTGGGCCATTGCCTGCCGTTCAAACACATTTTCCGGCTGGTCTTCATCAATATTTTCTTTTCCAACGTCACACCCATGGCGACCGGCGGCGGTGTCGCGCAAATTTGGTACCTGCGCCGGCATGGGGTGCGCCTCGGCACCGCAACGGCGGCGACCACCATTCGTACAGTGCTTGCGATTGCCTTTATTTTTACCGTGACACCGGCCTGCCTGCTCTGGCTCGATGCCTTGCAGGGGATGGCCATTCTGGATCGCATCGCAGGACTGCTGGCGCTGTTCATCGTGCTTTATCTGGGTTTTTTCGCCGTGGTTCTGCTCCGTACCCGCTGGCTGATACTGCTATTGAGCCGGCTGTTGCGCACGTTGCGACGGTTTCACCTGCTAAGCCCCCGGCGCCATTCCCGCTGGCAATACCGCATGATGCGGGAGATGACCCGATTCTCCCGCAGCTTCATGATTTATGTCCGGGGGCCTCGCCGTTTCGTTCTCCTATCGATCCTGTTTACGTTGGTATTTCTGGTCAGCTTGTTCAGTTTTCCAGCCGTAATCATGGTCGCGCTGGGTTACGACGTGGACTACATCTCCACGCTGGGGCTTCTTTTTGTGACCACGTTTGTGATGTACTTTGCCCCAACACCGGGCGCTTCCGGCATTTCGGAGGGGGTATTCGGCACCTTCTTCCGCAGTATGCTGGCACCCGGGCACTTAGTACTGGTCACCCTGACCTGGCGCTTCCTGACGATATACCTGGGCATGTTCATTGGGCTGATACTGATGCAGGTAGAACTGTCCTCGGGCCGACGCCGGGCCAAAGCGGAGACCCGGCCGTCAGTCACAGGGACACGTGATGATCCGACGTAA
- a CDS encoding choice-of-anchor L family PEP-CTERM protein produces MNGLKTLLVAGSLAFASSQAFALAITPSNSGIALANSIAGSGVTIEPGTVNYVGADGQAGLFSQGGVIGIGSGILLTTGLAENALGPNEFFDLSTDVEMMGDSQMDTLAEIETFDANVLEFDFTSNGGTLSLDYVFASEDYPDSINTFLADYFAVFLDGINIATIGGEPISANSVNCGRINPDVPPSNCDVFNDNNAPPFLDIEYDGFTDVLTASVLGLSAGTHSLKLAIADSGDHIFDSGAFIRAGSLSVSSTPPVEVPEPATFGLLVAGVAGMALRRRRH; encoded by the coding sequence ATGAACGGACTCAAAACGCTATTAGTCGCTGGCAGCCTCGCCTTCGCCAGCAGCCAGGCTTTCGCACTGGCCATTACGCCCTCCAATAGTGGCATTGCGCTCGCCAACTCTATTGCTGGCTCTGGAGTCACCATTGAGCCGGGAACTGTTAATTACGTGGGTGCGGACGGCCAGGCTGGGCTGTTTTCCCAAGGTGGCGTCATCGGTATCGGCAGCGGTATTCTTCTTACTACCGGACTCGCCGAAAATGCCCTGGGCCCTAACGAGTTTTTTGATCTCAGCACTGATGTCGAGATGATGGGTGACAGTCAGATGGACACGCTGGCGGAAATCGAGACCTTCGATGCCAATGTGCTGGAGTTCGACTTTACCTCGAATGGCGGCACCCTCTCTCTAGACTATGTGTTTGCCTCTGAAGATTACCCAGATTCAATCAATACGTTCTTGGCCGACTACTTTGCGGTGTTTCTGGATGGCATCAACATCGCGACTATCGGCGGTGAACCAATATCAGCTAACAGTGTTAACTGTGGCCGCATCAATCCTGATGTCCCCCCCAGCAACTGTGACGTCTTCAACGATAACAACGCTCCACCCTTTCTAGACATCGAATACGACGGCTTTACCGACGTCCTTACCGCTTCGGTTCTGGGCCTGTCCGCAGGGACGCACTCGCTTAAATTGGCTATCGCCGATAGCGGAGACCATATCTTTGATTCGGGGGCTTTCATCAGGGCCGGATCGCTATCCGTCAGCTCTACGCCACCCGTGGAAGTCCCGGAGCCCGCGACATTTGGGCTTTTAGTTGCCGGAGTTGCCGGCATGGCATTGCGCCGGCGCCGGCACTGA
- a CDS encoding substrate-binding periplasmic protein: MIQRHIVLLLTLFFALPTSATLSAQTLPETAGHDHSVLRLNVATGGYPPYTIIDEGGAVSGIMWDVMSAIAKAHNLALDAREIPTKRVDDFLLSGQLDATMRALEWSTQPEQFVFSDSVLKVQDVIFTQADNPLQVNEIEDLAGGTLLARFGYHYPTLEPYFDTGEITRLNVPDAQSMFQRLHSADRFDGLVSDLRSGRWLIQVHGWDDKFKVEPLIIDETDFRFMFAPEWAPFVEGFNQTLQAMRESGEFDAIVAKY, translated from the coding sequence ATGATCCAGCGCCACATTGTGTTGTTGCTGACGCTTTTTTTCGCATTGCCAACGTCAGCAACGCTATCTGCGCAGACCCTCCCCGAAACAGCCGGCCATGATCACTCGGTCCTGCGGCTGAACGTTGCCACCGGCGGTTATCCACCCTATACCATCATCGACGAAGGCGGGGCTGTTTCGGGCATCATGTGGGATGTCATGAGCGCTATCGCCAAAGCCCATAATCTGGCGTTGGACGCTCGCGAAATCCCCACCAAGCGTGTCGACGACTTTCTGCTCTCCGGCCAGCTGGACGCAACAATGCGCGCCCTTGAATGGAGCACCCAGCCGGAGCAATTTGTATTCAGTGACAGCGTGCTCAAGGTTCAGGACGTTATCTTCACTCAGGCAGACAACCCGTTGCAGGTGAATGAAATCGAAGACCTTGCTGGAGGGACCCTACTGGCGCGCTTCGGCTACCATTACCCCACGCTGGAGCCGTACTTCGACACCGGGGAAATTACCCGCTTAAATGTGCCGGATGCGCAATCCATGTTTCAACGTCTGCACAGCGCCGATCGCTTCGACGGCCTGGTGAGCGACTTACGCAGTGGTCGCTGGCTGATCCAGGTCCATGGCTGGGATGACAAGTTCAAGGTGGAGCCCTTGATCATTGACGAAACCGACTTTCGCTTTATGTTTGCGCCAGAGTGGGCGCCTTTCGTTGAGGGATTTAACCAGACGCTTCAAGCTATGCGCGAGTCCGGCGAATTCGACGCTATTGTCGCCAAGTACTAA
- a CDS encoding glycosyltransferase family protein has product MGDFYQNGIVTTLHNLSRRPLEDLEAELVRFSKSRPMALILPCLYSELETEAMPRILEHLKQVPYLSEIVIGLDRATESQYHHALEFFSALPQRHRVLWNDGPRLRQIDRELKGEELAPTEPGKGRNVWFCMGYVLASGRAESIALHDCDIVTYDRELLARLIYPVANPNFNYEFCKGFYARVANGKLNGRVSRLLVTPLLRALKKTLGNLDYLEYLDSYRYPLSGEFSFRKDVMTDIRIPSDWGLEIGVLSEMKRNYSTNRLCQVDIADCYDHKHQNLSPDDDSGGLSKMSIDIAKAIFRKLATNGIIFNHESFRTIKATYFRVALDFVETYRNDAEINGLKFDVHQEEQAVELFARNIMKAGVYFLENPMEAPFISSWSRVASAFPGVMQQLHDAVEDDLIDHRPRAADTHSQ; this is encoded by the coding sequence ATGGGTGATTTCTACCAGAACGGCATTGTAACGACGCTCCATAACCTGTCACGCCGTCCCCTTGAGGACCTTGAAGCCGAGTTGGTCCGCTTCTCCAAATCAAGACCGATGGCCCTGATCCTGCCGTGCCTGTATTCGGAACTGGAAACCGAGGCGATGCCTCGCATTCTCGAACACCTCAAACAGGTGCCGTATCTGAGTGAAATCGTCATCGGGCTGGACCGGGCCACCGAATCCCAGTACCACCATGCGCTCGAATTTTTCTCGGCGTTACCCCAGCGCCATCGTGTGCTGTGGAACGACGGGCCGCGCCTGCGCCAGATCGACCGTGAATTGAAGGGAGAGGAGCTGGCACCCACCGAACCCGGTAAGGGCCGTAATGTCTGGTTCTGCATGGGCTACGTGCTGGCTTCCGGGCGCGCCGAGTCCATTGCCCTGCACGACTGCGATATCGTCACCTACGATAGGGAGCTACTGGCCCGGCTGATTTACCCGGTCGCCAATCCCAACTTCAACTATGAGTTCTGTAAGGGCTTCTATGCCCGGGTGGCTAACGGCAAGCTCAACGGCCGGGTTAGTCGATTGCTGGTCACTCCGTTATTGCGGGCGTTGAAAAAAACATTGGGAAACCTCGACTATCTCGAATACCTGGATAGCTACCGGTATCCGCTGTCCGGTGAGTTTTCCTTCCGCAAGGATGTGATGACCGATATCCGCATACCCAGTGATTGGGGACTGGAAATCGGTGTGTTGAGCGAGATGAAACGCAACTACAGCACCAACCGGTTATGTCAGGTCGATATCGCCGATTGCTACGATCACAAACACCAGAATCTGTCGCCGGACGACGACAGCGGCGGGCTGTCCAAGATGTCCATCGATATTGCCAAAGCGATATTTCGCAAGCTGGCCACCAACGGCATCATTTTCAATCACGAATCGTTCCGCACCATCAAGGCGACCTATTTCCGCGTCGCCCTGGATTTTGTCGAAACCTATCGCAACGATGCGGAAATCAACGGGCTGAAGTTCGACGTGCATCAGGAAGAGCAGGCCGTGGAGCTGTTTGCCCGCAATATCATGAAAGCCGGTGTCTATTTCCTGGAAAATCCCATGGAAGCGCCGTTTATCTCCTCCTGGAGCCGCGTTGCCAGTGCGTTCCCTGGCGTCATGCAACAGCTGCACGACGCCGTGGAGGATGATCTGATAGACCATAGGCCGCGAGCGGCTGACACGCACTCGCAATGA
- a CDS encoding DUF4864 domain-containing protein encodes MKSRNSFLHWLALTVVALIFAVGAQADEKSHEAVQAVINAQLDAFAQRNDALAFSYASPAIQHGFSNAEAFGDMVRKKYPAVYGASTVRFREQVPHPGFVVQRVLLVGPKGLYWDAFYRMEQQDGAWRIGGVVLKPRELGI; translated from the coding sequence ATGAAGTCCCGGAACAGCTTTTTACACTGGCTGGCTTTAACAGTAGTTGCTCTGATATTCGCTGTGGGTGCGCAAGCCGACGAGAAGAGCCACGAGGCCGTGCAAGCTGTTATCAATGCGCAGCTCGACGCGTTTGCCCAACGGAACGATGCGCTCGCCTTCAGTTACGCTTCCCCCGCTATTCAGCACGGGTTCTCCAATGCCGAGGCTTTTGGCGATATGGTGCGCAAGAAATATCCCGCCGTTTATGGCGCCTCGACCGTGCGCTTTCGCGAACAGGTCCCGCACCCGGGGTTTGTCGTGCAGAGAGTCCTGTTGGTGGGCCCCAAAGGCCTCTACTGGGACGCGTTCTACCGGATGGAGCAGCAGGACGGTGCGTGGCGTATCGGCGGTGTGGTCCTGAAGCCGCGTGAATTGGGTATCTAG
- a CDS encoding alkane 1-monooxygenase, giving the protein MNSQHAIQRSASTRRRLLLRLKKYSFLIAMLPLALPPLLLTAGEATGLVNLFAWGVPFVVFGIIPLLDRVLGQDALNPDEQADVPHMNNEAFYRVMTLGWVAAYAAILVWGIQLLASGRFDAFGSVGWVVSIGIVGGLGINVAHELIHKDGKLEPWAGGALLSLVCYGGFKVEHLRGHHVHVSTPEDASSSRYNQSLYDFLPKAYVRNFLNAWRLEAVRLKRKGHSPWSWRNELIWWYSLSALVLLGLTAGYGWLGAIYFLGQSFIAFTLLEIVNYLEHYGLHRRKLDNGRYERTLPEHSWNSNYFLTNVFLFHLQRHSDHHAYAKRRYQVLRHHEIAPQLPAGYAAMVVLALFPPLWRKVMNPRVEAYYQGEEYQLL; this is encoded by the coding sequence ATGAATTCACAGCACGCTATACAGCGCAGCGCGTCTACCCGTCGCCGCTTGTTGCTTCGTCTGAAGAAGTACAGCTTTCTGATCGCCATGCTGCCCCTGGCTCTGCCACCTCTGCTTTTAACTGCCGGCGAAGCCACCGGCCTGGTTAATCTGTTTGCCTGGGGCGTTCCGTTTGTGGTGTTCGGGATTATTCCGCTGCTCGACCGGGTGCTCGGACAGGACGCGCTGAATCCTGACGAGCAGGCGGATGTCCCTCACATGAATAACGAAGCGTTCTACCGTGTTATGACCTTGGGCTGGGTGGCCGCTTATGCGGCGATCCTGGTTTGGGGCATACAGCTGTTAGCCAGCGGTAGGTTCGATGCGTTCGGATCGGTGGGCTGGGTGGTTTCGATCGGCATCGTTGGCGGGCTAGGAATCAATGTCGCCCACGAGTTGATTCACAAGGACGGAAAGCTCGAACCCTGGGCGGGCGGCGCTCTATTGTCGCTGGTCTGCTACGGCGGCTTTAAGGTCGAGCATCTGCGGGGCCATCATGTTCATGTTTCCACGCCGGAGGACGCCTCGTCGTCCCGCTATAACCAGTCGCTCTACGACTTCCTGCCCAAGGCGTATGTGCGCAATTTTCTTAATGCCTGGCGGCTGGAAGCAGTACGCCTTAAGCGCAAGGGCCATTCGCCCTGGAGCTGGCGCAACGAGCTGATCTGGTGGTATAGCCTCTCGGCATTGGTGCTGCTGGGATTGACCGCCGGCTATGGGTGGTTGGGCGCGATCTACTTCCTGGGTCAGAGCTTTATTGCATTCACATTGCTGGAGATCGTCAATTACCTGGAGCATTACGGCCTGCATCGCCGCAAGCTGGACAACGGACGTTATGAACGGACCCTGCCGGAGCATAGCTGGAACTCCAACTACTTCCTGACCAACGTATTCCTATTCCACCTGCAGCGTCATAGCGATCATCACGCCTATGCCAAACGACGCTACCAGGTGCTGCGCCACCATGAGATTGCACCGCAACTGCCTGCCGGCTATGCCGCAATGGTGGTGCTGGCGTTATTCCCGCCGCTTTGGAGGAAGGTAATGAACCCGAGGGTGGAGGCTTATTACCAAGGGGAGGAGTACCAGTTGCTATAA
- a CDS encoding DUF6160 family protein, translated as MMTGLQRTAFCLPLLLAPPLASAEIQTLDDRSLSQVTGQAGVTIELETRIDLDRFSYIDEGSVSIYDLSLSDPDGTALDNMKVTVDVAGDGEVLEHGFSEIARRANAGLISRSDPDVTDALDKYAVGGSFGKQFNSGDAVIHIGPTNAGDPTSMRDYLQAVDFRLAIGEVRAEGPEDSATLFSNIQLEGYLGPTDIVVRNAGDATRTLANGNTVSSSELQFDTHFEIAGGSLDWDVGNVILLFSFAGVGIEGLAIHNRWGEDTLGHFGMASATAKLSNGTGADSGKEGLSIHDVEFRADIDMPVFKVGGTSIGSVQFEDFVISNTNMLVYGH; from the coding sequence ATGATGACCGGACTGCAGCGCACAGCCTTTTGCCTGCCGTTGCTCCTCGCACCCCCGTTGGCATCGGCAGAAATCCAGACCCTCGATGACCGAAGCCTGAGCCAGGTGACCGGCCAGGCCGGCGTGACCATCGAACTGGAAACCCGAATCGACCTGGACCGCTTCTCCTATATCGATGAGGGTTCGGTTAGCATTTATGACCTCTCCCTTTCCGATCCGGACGGAACAGCCCTCGATAACATGAAGGTGACCGTCGATGTGGCTGGCGATGGCGAAGTACTGGAACACGGCTTCTCCGAGATTGCCCGTCGCGCGAATGCCGGGCTGATCTCCCGCTCCGATCCGGATGTGACCGACGCCCTGGACAAATACGCCGTGGGCGGCAGCTTCGGCAAACAGTTCAATAGTGGCGATGCCGTGATTCACATCGGCCCAACGAATGCCGGCGACCCGACGTCGATGCGGGACTACCTGCAAGCCGTCGACTTTCGCCTCGCTATCGGCGAGGTCCGCGCTGAAGGACCGGAAGACAGCGCCACCCTATTCTCCAACATCCAGCTCGAAGGCTACCTGGGGCCCACCGACATTGTCGTGCGCAACGCGGGCGACGCCACCCGCACCCTGGCCAACGGCAACACCGTATCCAGCTCCGAGTTGCAGTTCGATACACACTTCGAAATCGCCGGCGGCTCCTTGGACTGGGACGTGGGCAACGTCATCCTGCTGTTCAGTTTTGCCGGTGTCGGTATCGAAGGCCTCGCCATCCACAATCGCTGGGGTGAAGACACTTTGGGTCACTTCGGCATGGCCAGCGCGACGGCCAAGCTGTCCAACGGGACCGGAGCCGATTCCGGCAAAGAAGGGTTATCCATTCACGATGTCGAATTCCGCGCCGATATCGACATGCCGGTATTCAAGGTCGGCGGCACCAGTATCGGTTCCGTGCAGTTCGAGGACTTTGTGATCAGCAACACCAACATGTTGGTGTACGGGCATTGA
- a CDS encoding GntR family transcriptional regulator → MEFQAPNTLAEQIAHYLADRLMTGDIKPGERLQEATIAAELNVSRASVKEAFYTLERWHLIDITPRKGASASRLDADLTSELYDVYMHLLIMLTRRLSERWQEKDRESLLAVVHKATSKSHADSPNISAVVQASFDVMAVCCAVVNNPYLTEALTNFKPAVSRTYYFCADRYRQDLDQTGLFFEQLMQAVLARDADAAEARIVDFVSHQKALVLQALKPEDAFTS, encoded by the coding sequence ATGGAGTTTCAGGCGCCTAATACCCTGGCCGAGCAAATCGCCCATTACCTGGCCGATCGCCTGATGACCGGCGATATAAAGCCCGGCGAACGCTTGCAGGAAGCAACCATTGCGGCAGAGCTGAATGTCAGTCGCGCTTCGGTGAAGGAGGCGTTCTATACGCTGGAGCGCTGGCATCTGATAGACATCACGCCGCGTAAAGGTGCAAGCGCCAGCCGGCTTGACGCCGACCTCACCTCGGAACTCTACGACGTTTATATGCATCTGCTGATCATGCTAACCCGTCGTCTCAGCGAACGTTGGCAGGAAAAGGATCGCGAATCGTTGTTGGCCGTCGTCCATAAGGCCACGTCCAAGTCGCATGCGGATTCACCGAACATTTCTGCCGTTGTGCAGGCCAGCTTCGACGTGATGGCGGTCTGTTGCGCGGTGGTCAACAACCCCTACCTCACCGAAGCGCTGACCAACTTCAAGCCAGCGGTGAGCCGGACGTACTATTTCTGTGCTGACCGGTATCGGCAGGATCTGGATCAAACGGGGTTATTTTTCGAGCAATTGATGCAGGCCGTGCTGGCCCGGGACGCGGACGCAGCCGAGGCTCGGATCGTAGACTTTGTGTCGCACCAGAAAGCGTTGGTTCTTCAGGCATTGAAACCGGAGGACGCCTTCACGTCCTGA